A DNA window from Tachysurus fulvidraco isolate hzauxx_2018 chromosome 4, HZAU_PFXX_2.0, whole genome shotgun sequence contains the following coding sequences:
- the LOC113637429 gene encoding uncharacterized protein LOC113637429, with amino-acid sequence MSKPKTLNELRHLEESGFGQRRPRHGLKLLHWFANECVDFDKNNMMRWKHNPEEGQFDIHRFSNRIKKHGENLLPENRDYSHYEVGNLSRPEARNLPVDIREDYKKNHQESNMDRIIFSVCFKNIDRVYVTEHSDQVDFNKEATYEISRGLIMIIKGLTLKDFLEKTGYNTEGISPVLKEDDKEPSNIQLSDHQQVDPQLNSGGLGPVVEKGDDEPSNI; translated from the coding sequence ATGAGTAAACCAAAGACATTAAATGAATTGAGGCATCTTGAGGAGTCTGGATTTGGTCAACGTCGTCCAAGACACGGCCTCAAGCTGCTTCACTGGTTTGCTAATGAATGTGTGGATTTTGATAAAAACAATATGATGCGCTGGAAGCACAACCCAGAGGAAGGACAATTTGATATCCACAGGTTCTCAAACAGAATTAAGAAACATGGTGAGAATCTCCTGCCTGAGAATAGGGACTATTCCCACTACGAGGTGGGCAATCTGAGCAGACCAGAAGCAAGAAATCTGCCAGTTGACATTCGGGAAGATTACAAGAAAAATCACCAGGAGAGCAACATGGATCGCATCATattcagtgtttgttttaagaATATTGACAGAGTCTATGTGACTGAGCACAGTGATCAGGTAGATTTCAACAAGGAAGCCACCTACGAAATCAGCAGGGGTCTGATTATGATTATCAAGGGATTGACTTTAAAGGACTTCCTCGAAAAAACTGGGTATAACACAGAAGGTATTTCACCGGTCCTGAAAGAAGACGATAAGGAACCGTCAAATATTCAATTGAGTGACCACCAGCAAGTGGACCCTCAGCTGAATTCTGGAGGTTTAGGACCGGTCGTGGAAAAAGGTGATGATGAACCGTCAAACATTTAA